In bacterium, one genomic interval encodes:
- a CDS encoding ATPase, T2SS/T4P/T4SS family — protein MYLEIQKPDGTKKLIELSPGFYSIGSDEENKIALNGTGVSGRHMIVSLRDGACWVEDLTFGDTLIDGAVVHGRAEVMDGQVLQVGVFKLKFFSSRPVPIRVEAPALTPPPVSTVPTPAVTPVASVPAPGVPGEERDEQLVARRQAVKQQIHKELLERMDIKRLTATHINEGDLNRRVLATVEGIVKDVAQRLPADISASSLIKEVYDEAVGLGAIEDLLADPDVTEIMVNGPHHIYVERRGRIELTDRTFLDEKSVLAVIERIVAPLGRRIDESQPYVDARLRDGSRVNAIIHPLSLIGPCLTIRKFSKIPMTDDDLIRYGTWTSEVRDFLKACIEARKNIIVAGGTGSGKTTLLNVLSSFLPAHERILTIEDAAELQLKQTHVVSLESRPPNIEGKGAVTIRDLVRNALRMRPDRIVVGECRGGEALDMLQAMNTGHDGSLTTIHANTPRDVISRMETLVLMSGMDLPIRAIREQITSAVDLIVHESRMSDGSRKVVNVTEVVGSEGERTTMQDIFVFEQTGLGAEGKVLGRIVPTGAIPTFLDDLKARGVMVDLAIFNPHRNG, from the coding sequence ATGTATCTTGAAATTCAAAAACCTGATGGAACTAAAAAGCTCATTGAGCTTTCCCCAGGGTTCTATTCGATCGGGTCGGATGAAGAAAATAAAATCGCACTCAATGGAACAGGGGTATCGGGACGGCATATGATCGTCAGCCTCCGTGATGGGGCCTGCTGGGTTGAAGATCTGACTTTCGGGGATACGTTGATTGATGGGGCTGTAGTCCATGGTCGTGCGGAAGTGATGGATGGGCAGGTATTACAGGTGGGGGTGTTCAAGCTGAAGTTTTTTTCTTCGCGACCGGTCCCCATACGGGTTGAAGCACCAGCGTTAACCCCGCCACCCGTATCGACCGTTCCTACTCCTGCCGTGACGCCGGTGGCGAGCGTTCCGGCTCCTGGTGTACCCGGTGAAGAACGTGACGAACAACTGGTCGCCAGGCGCCAGGCCGTGAAACAACAAATCCACAAAGAACTTCTGGAGCGGATGGACATCAAGCGTCTTACCGCCACCCACATCAACGAGGGGGATCTCAATCGGCGTGTCCTGGCGACGGTTGAAGGGATTGTCAAGGACGTGGCGCAGCGTTTACCCGCGGATATTTCTGCCTCATCATTGATCAAAGAGGTTTACGATGAAGCGGTCGGGTTGGGAGCGATTGAAGATCTTCTGGCGGATCCTGATGTGACCGAAATCATGGTGAATGGTCCTCACCATATATACGTGGAACGGCGTGGACGCATAGAGCTTACGGATCGCACGTTTCTCGATGAAAAGTCTGTCTTGGCGGTTATCGAGCGTATTGTTGCCCCCCTGGGCCGGCGTATTGATGAAAGCCAGCCCTATGTGGATGCCCGATTGCGGGATGGCTCCCGGGTTAATGCCATCATTCACCCTCTTTCGCTGATTGGGCCTTGCCTCACCATCCGGAAGTTTTCCAAGATTCCCATGACGGACGATGATCTGATCCGGTATGGAACGTGGACGTCTGAAGTAAGGGACTTTTTAAAAGCCTGCATTGAGGCCCGTAAGAACATTATCGTTGCGGGCGGAACCGGTTCTGGGAAAACGACCCTGTTAAATGTTCTGAGTAGTTTTCTACCTGCCCATGAGCGCATTCTGACGATTGAGGATGCGGCGGAACTTCAACTGAAGCAGACTCATGTGGTATCACTGGAGTCGAGGCCGCCCAATATCGAAGGGAAAGGGGCAGTAACGATTCGTGACCTTGTAAGGAATGCGTTGCGTATGCGTCCGGATCGAATTGTGGTCGGGGAATGCCGGGGCGGTGAAGCATTGGACATGTTACAGGCAATGAACACCGGGCACGATGGGTCCTTGACGACGATTCATGCCAATACCCCGCGGGACGTGATTTCACGTATGGAGACACTGGTCTTGATGTCAGGGATGGATCTGCCTATCCGCGCCATTCGGGAACAGATTACCTCTGCGGTAGATCTGATTGTTCATGAATCGCGCATGAGTGATGGATCGCGGAAGGTGGTCAATGTGACGGAGGTCGTCGGGAGCGAGGGTGAACGGACCACGATGCAGGATATCTTTGTGTTTGAACAGACAGGGCTCGGTGCCGAAGGTAAGGTCCTTGGACGAATCGTACCCACGGGTGCTATTCCCACTTTTCTGGACGATCTTAAGGCCCGCGGGGTGATGGTAGATCTGGCCATATTTAATCCCCATAGGAATGGCTAG
- a CDS encoding type II secretion system F family protein encodes MDSILILWLVPGLYLLCLAGLTYFILDSFHSAAAEYAAAYSENASRQMEDMFLFIPPRRILELAAVSAAVCFLLGFLLFGGVDGPSFIVGLVAGGCLAALGWTIPKRVLVVLKHRRLQRFNLQLVDSLVNMSNALKAGFSVQQAIELVVREGQNPISQEFGMYLHQMRVGMRMEEALASLQKRVGSEDLALMISAFETARQTGGNLTEVFEKIAHTIRERLRIELRIRTLTAQGRLQGVIVGAMPVLLGSAMFFLDPTMMLAFLHSSFGVVTLVVVVILEVLGALLIRKIINIDI; translated from the coding sequence ATGGATTCGATTTTAATATTATGGCTGGTTCCAGGCTTATACCTGCTTTGTCTTGCCGGACTCACCTACTTTATACTCGATTCCTTCCACTCGGCCGCGGCTGAGTACGCCGCGGCTTATTCCGAGAATGCATCACGCCAGATGGAGGATATGTTTTTGTTCATTCCGCCCCGGCGGATTCTGGAGTTGGCCGCCGTCTCTGCAGCGGTTTGTTTTCTGCTTGGATTTTTGCTGTTTGGAGGTGTTGACGGGCCGTCATTTATTGTCGGGCTGGTGGCGGGTGGGTGCCTGGCAGCATTGGGGTGGACTATCCCAAAACGTGTTCTGGTGGTATTGAAGCACCGTAGACTTCAGCGCTTTAATCTTCAACTTGTGGATAGTCTGGTCAATATGAGCAATGCACTGAAGGCCGGATTCAGTGTTCAGCAGGCAATTGAATTGGTGGTGCGGGAAGGGCAGAATCCGATTTCTCAGGAATTTGGTATGTATCTTCATCAGATGCGTGTTGGTATGCGGATGGAAGAGGCCTTGGCGAGTTTGCAAAAGCGGGTCGGTAGCGAGGATCTGGCGCTGATGATTTCCGCATTTGAAACAGCGCGCCAAACGGGGGGCAATTTGACGGAGGTATTTGAGAAAATCGCGCACACTATCCGTGAACGTCTAAGAATCGAACTCCGTATCAGAACTCTGACCGCGCAGGGGCGTTTACAGGGCGTCATTGTCGGTGCGATGCCGGTATTGCTGGGCTCGGCCATGTTTTTTCTGGATCCAACAATGATGCTGGCATTCCTGCACTCAAGTTTCGGGGTGGTCACTCTTGTGGTGGTGGTCATTTTGGAAGTGCTGGGCGCGCTGTTGATCCGCAAAATAATCAATATCGATATCTGA
- a CDS encoding type II secretion system F family protein: MSTILEYGLSLIWAIFAGLSTWQCAEVLRQVTYVTLADGRRQERRIPFVFRLLFPLAPNLVPVFRRPSFEKTNVMVTRKLVAAGFGGMLTSEEFLTMKLLLPGILGVLLSAMLLALIALVPGRVGYALQSHGIAFIMMILLGFYAYPALWLRAVLADRQRRIQKSLPFVMDLLTLSVEAGLDFMSAMQRIVSKGKVDALEEELLRVLREIQLGKTRRNALRDLSERVDQSDLRSVLNSLIQADELGVGIASILRIQSDQIRQRRFERAEKMANEAPVKMLFPLVAFIFPAVFLVLLGPIVLQIFRQM; encoded by the coding sequence ATGTCAACTATCTTGGAATATGGATTGAGTTTGATCTGGGCGATCTTTGCCGGATTATCCACCTGGCAATGTGCCGAGGTGTTGCGGCAAGTGACCTATGTGACGCTGGCCGATGGGCGCCGTCAGGAACGGCGTATTCCGTTTGTCTTCCGGCTCCTGTTTCCGCTGGCCCCAAATCTGGTACCAGTGTTCCGCCGTCCGTCATTTGAAAAAACGAATGTTATGGTGACCCGGAAACTGGTGGCGGCAGGGTTTGGCGGTATGCTGACTTCTGAGGAATTTCTTACCATGAAGCTCCTGCTGCCCGGTATCCTGGGCGTATTGCTATCGGCCATGCTTTTAGCGTTGATAGCGCTTGTTCCCGGCCGGGTTGGATATGCGCTCCAGAGCCATGGAATCGCATTCATCATGATGATTCTTCTGGGATTCTATGCGTATCCGGCACTCTGGTTGCGAGCTGTTCTGGCTGACCGGCAGCGCAGAATTCAGAAATCACTACCCTTTGTGATGGATCTATTGACCCTTTCAGTCGAGGCCGGTCTGGATTTTATGAGTGCCATGCAGCGGATTGTCTCCAAGGGGAAAGTCGACGCCCTTGAGGAGGAACTGCTACGGGTTTTGCGCGAGATCCAGCTTGGCAAGACGCGGCGTAATGCCCTCCGTGACCTATCGGAGCGGGTGGATCAGTCGGATTTGCGTTCGGTGTTGAATTCGTTGATTCAGGCAGATGAATTGGGCGTGGGGATTGCCTCCATTCTGCGGATTCAATCTGATCAGATACGGCAACGGCGGTTCGAGCGGGCAGAAAAAATGGCAAATGAGGCGCCCGTGAAAATGTTATTCCCGCTGGTTGCCTTTATTTTTCCGGCGGTATTTCTGGTGTTGTTGGGGCCGATTGTGCTTCAGATTTTCCGGCAGATGTAG
- a CDS encoding FHA domain-containing protein has translation METVIHLLITDGPSKGREIHVPRDGVRIGRSSRNDISIPDEAMSRFQCRFFIQEESGLWVSDLGSANGTMVNGKLVQEQQLHIQDEILAGDTRIRVIHDGTRVAMPEKSENAAESPESPEASVDLGLLKRRQAPGSTSANAMRRNLLWLLAFMVVLVLAIGMFKNLPVMSFFEPPRPVVIQPQADLPILELMFERVEGSVSNVFRYSLELKKDLLRVQVDDLQNDRHVRRDKKVAPELQRDLARSIEATGVLDLREELIGLEPGLYNLSTLSVTIGAVTRRIKVLNQDEPEIFATTRAMIEAFGKNELGLAALAVDPATLVEKAKLALLQGKKMWDEREVRNENLYNAIQAYKECEWYLETIQPKPAFYAEATSAKADCTRELQRRFEDLWFLAERSVKLREWKEADRQLKVICEMIPDRSDERNRNASKNLVEVERHLTTEK, from the coding sequence ATGGAAACAGTCATACATTTACTAATTACAGATGGACCAAGTAAGGGCCGTGAGATTCATGTCCCCCGCGATGGCGTTCGGATCGGGCGTTCATCCCGCAATGATATCTCCATTCCGGATGAGGCCATGTCCCGGTTTCAGTGCCGGTTTTTTATCCAGGAGGAGAGTGGCCTCTGGGTTTCCGATCTGGGTAGCGCCAATGGGACGATGGTAAACGGAAAATTGGTACAGGAGCAGCAGCTTCATATCCAGGATGAGATTCTGGCAGGGGATACCCGTATCCGGGTCATACATGACGGAACCCGTGTAGCCATGCCGGAAAAGAGCGAAAATGCTGCTGAATCCCCTGAAAGTCCCGAGGCTTCAGTGGATCTCGGACTTCTTAAAAGGCGTCAGGCGCCGGGCTCTACCTCGGCGAATGCGATGCGCCGAAATCTGCTGTGGCTCCTTGCTTTTATGGTGGTTCTCGTGCTGGCCATCGGGATGTTTAAAAACCTCCCGGTGATGTCTTTTTTTGAACCACCCCGGCCAGTGGTGATTCAGCCCCAGGCTGACTTACCGATCCTTGAGTTGATGTTTGAGCGGGTGGAGGGGTCTGTGTCGAATGTCTTTAGATATTCACTTGAATTAAAGAAGGATTTACTGCGTGTTCAGGTCGACGATCTGCAGAACGATCGACATGTGCGGCGTGACAAAAAAGTGGCGCCGGAACTCCAGCGGGATCTTGCACGTTCTATTGAGGCAACAGGGGTTTTGGATTTGCGGGAAGAACTGATCGGACTTGAGCCCGGGCTTTATAACCTGAGCACCCTCTCTGTGACCATTGGGGCGGTGACCCGGCGGATCAAGGTTTTAAATCAGGATGAACCTGAAATTTTCGCAACCACCCGTGCCATGATTGAGGCATTTGGAAAAAATGAACTGGGTCTCGCCGCCTTGGCGGTGGATCCCGCTACGTTAGTCGAGAAGGCTAAATTGGCGTTGTTGCAGGGGAAGAAAATGTGGGACGAACGCGAAGTGCGGAACGAGAACTTATACAATGCCATCCAGGCTTACAAAGAGTGCGAGTGGTATCTTGAAACCATTCAACCCAAGCCCGCTTTTTATGCGGAAGCCACCAGTGCCAAGGCGGATTGCACCCGGGAACTACAGCGGCGCTTTGAAGATTTGTGGTTTCTGGCGGAGCGCTCGGTCAAGTTGCGGGAGTGGAAGGAAGCTGACCGGCAATTGAAGGTTATTTGCGAAATGATTCCCGACCGTTCTGATGAACGTAATCGTAACGCCAGTAAAAATCTGGTGGAAGTGGAACGTCACCTGACAACGGAAAAATAG